The Chloracidobacterium sp. genome window below encodes:
- a CDS encoding AbrB/MazE/SpoVT family DNA-binding domain-containing protein, protein MATRLTTWGNGVGVRIPRELMVSQGLEVGQEVELVPTPDGVMIRTSVPRFNLADLASQMIPGNQPEIIDFGAPVGEES, encoded by the coding sequence ATGGCTACACGTCTCACCACCTGGGGAAACGGCGTTGGTGTCCGTATCCCTCGTGAATTAATGGTTTCCCAGGGCTTGGAAGTCGGCCAGGAAGTGGAGCTGGTCCCTACTCCTGACGGTGTTATGATTCGAACCTCGGTTCCTCGTTTCAACCTGGCGGACTTGGCTTCCCAAATGATTCCAGGCAACCAACCCGAAATCATTGATTTTGGTGCTCCAGTTGGCGAGGAATCCTAA